One Hippoglossus hippoglossus isolate fHipHip1 chromosome 5, fHipHip1.pri, whole genome shotgun sequence genomic window carries:
- the ppfia4 gene encoding liprin-alpha-4 isoform X3, with protein sequence MMCEVMPTISEGDSAGPPRATGGVPNGSDQEANFEQLMVNMLDERDKLLESLRETQETLIQSQTKLQGALHERDVLQRQINASLPQEFATLTKELNICQEQLLEKEEEISELKAERNNTRLLLEHLECLVSRHERSLRMTVVKRQAPPPSGVSSEVEVLKALKSLFEHHKALDEKVRERLRVALERVATLEGQLVVTTQELNMVRQRKDGDSLERTDGSKPTWKVFLARLPNGSIDAHDDSSRLSELQELLDRTNKELSQSREHSATLNARMAELEAELANARRELSRSEELSIKQQREQREREDMEERITTLEKRYLAAQRETTHIHDLNDKLENELATKDSLHRQSEEKVRQLQEMLEMAEQRLAQTMRKAETLPEVEAELAQRVAALSKAEERHGNVEERLRQLESQLEEKNQELGRARQREKMNEEHNKRLSDTVDRLLTESNERLQLHLKERMAALEDKNSLIQDLENCQKQLEEFHHTRERLIGEIEKLRNEIDHLKRRSGVFGDGTHPRSHLGSASDLRYSVVEGQDGHYSTTVIRRSQKGRMSAMRDDPNKVCAVFEQDYPSLRGSVSHLLGSDIEAESDLDDDVSSTLLSPSGQSDAQTLALMLQEQLDAINEEIRMIQVERESADLRSDEIESRVNSGSMDGLNVTLRPRALPTSATAQSLASSSSPPNSGHSTPKHHGRNPSHHLGIMTLPSDLRKHRRKVASPVEVDKATIKCETSPPSSPRSLRLETNFAQFTGSLEDGRGKQKKGIKSSIGRLFGKKEKGRLDQTMGRDGQPLPALTDFEMGIGDTMTLGKLGTQAERDRRMKKKHELLEDARKRGLPFAQWDGPTVVSWLELWVGMPAWYVAACRANVKSGAIMSALSDTEIQREIGISNPLHRLKLRLAIQEMVSLTSPSAPLTSRTSSGNVWVTHEEMENLASSTKADNEEGSWAQTLAYGDMNHEWIGNEWLPSLGLPQYRSYFMECLVDARMLDHLTKKDLRSHLKMVDSFHRASLQYGIMCLKRLNYDRKDLERRREDSQHDMKDVLVWTNEQVIHWVQSIGLREYSGSLLESGIHGSLISLDETFDYSSLALILQIPMQNTQARQVLDREFNNVLALGTDRHLEESGDDKSFRRSPSWRKRFRAREGGAGLGMMAGSMETLPAGFRMPSMSMPPSVNLMSRKQLQPEVHSHYLYGHMLAAF encoded by the exons gagTTTGCCACCCTGACCAAGGAGCTGAACATATGccaggagcagctgctggagaaagaggaggaaatatCAGAGCTGAAAGCTGaaaggaacaacacaagg ctGCTGTTGGAGCACCTGGAGTGTCTGGTGTCTCGTCACGAGCGCAGTCTGAGGATGACAGTGGTGAAGAGACAAGCACCCCCACCATCTGGAGTTTCCAGCGAAGTGGAGGTCCTGAAAGCTCTGAAGTCGCTGTTTGAACACCACAAGGCCCTGGATGAGAAG gtGCGTGAGAGGCTTCGGGTGGCTCTGGAGAGGGTGGCCACCCTGGAGGGACAGCTAGTGGTGACCACACAAGAG TTGAACATGGTGAGACAAAGGAAGGATGGTGACTCACTGGAGCGAACAGATGGATCCAAACCTACATGGAAGGTCTTCCTGGCT AGACTTCCCAACGGCTCCATAGACGCTCACGATGACAGCAGCCGTTTGTCTGAGCTTCAGGAGCTGCTGGATCGCACCAACAAGGAGCTGTCCCAGAGCCGCGAGCACTCTGCCACTCTGAACGCCCGCATGGCCGAGCTGGAGGCAGAGCTCGCGAACGCACGCCGAGAACTGAGCCGCAGCGaggagctgtcaatcaaacaacagagggagcagagagag agagaggacatggaGGAGAGAATCACAACATTAGAGAAACGCTACCTGGCCGCCCAGCGGGAAACCACACACATTCACGACCTCAACGACAAACTGGAGAATGAACTGGCCACCAAGGACTCTCTGCACCGACAG agtgaagAGAAGGTGCGCCAGCTGCAGGAGATGCTGGAGATGGCAGAGCAGAGGCTGGCTCAGACCATGAGGAAGGCTGAGACTCTGCCAGAGGTGGAAGCCGAATTGGCACAGAGAGTGGCAGCGCTCTCCAag GCCGAGGAACGTCATGGCAACGTGGAGGAGCGGCTCAGACAGCTGGAATCTCAACTGGAGGAGAAGAACCAAGAGCTtggaagg GCTCgtcagagggagaaaatgaatgaggaGCACAACAAGCGTTTATCTGACACAGTGGATCGTCTGCTCACTGAGTCCAATGAAAGACTGCAGCTCCATCTGAAAGAACGCATGGCTGCCCTGGAGGACAAG AACTCTCTCATTCAGGACCTGGAGAACTGCCAGAAACAGCTTGAAGAATTTCACCACACCAGG GAACGGCTGATCGGAGAGATTGAGAAGTTGAGAAACGAGATCGACCATTTGAAACGTCGCAGTGGGGTTTTTGGAGATGGAACTCACCCCCG GTCTCATCTGGGTAGCGCCAGTGACCTTCGCTACTCTGTGGTGGAGGGCCAGGACGGCCACTACAGCACGACTGTGATCAGGCGCTCACAGAAGGGCAGAATGTCAGCGATGCGAGACGACCCAAACAAG GTGTGCGCTGTGTTTGAACAGGACTACCCGTCACTGCGCGGCAGCGTCAGCCACCTCCTCGGCAGTGACATCGAGGCAGAGTCGGACCTGGACGACGATGTTAGCTCTACCCTGCTTTCCCCCAGCGGCCAATCAGACGCTCAGACTCTCGCTCTCAtgctgcaggagcagcttgATGCTATCAATGAAGAGATAAG GATGATCCAGGTGGAGAGAGAGTCCGCAGACCTGCGCTCTGATGAGATCGAGTCCCGCGTGAACAGCGGCAGCATGGACGGACTAAACGTGACGCTTCGACCGCGGGCCCTGCCCACCTCTGCCACCGCCCAGTCCCTGGCATCCTCCTCGTCACCGCCCAACAGTGGCCACTCAACGCCGAAACACCACGGACGCAACCCCAGCCACCATCTAGGCATCATGACTCTG CCAAGCGACTTGAGGAAACATCGCAGAAAAGTGGCA TCTCCAGTTGAAGTGGACAAAGCTACCATCAAGTGTGAGACGTCGCCTCCCTCTTCGCCCCGGAGTTTGCGGCTGGAAACCAATTTTGCCCAATTTACAGGCAGTCTGGAGGATGGTCGAGG CAAGCAGAAGAAAGGCATCAAGTCGTCGATCGGCCGATTGTTTGGGAAGAAGGAGAAGGGTCGACTGGACCAGACCATGGGCAGGGACGGACAGCCCCTACCAGCCTTAACAG ACTTTGAGATGGGCATCGGCGACACTATGACTCTGGGAAAACTTGGCACTCAGGCTGAGAGGGACCGCAGGATGAAGAAAAA GCACGAGCTTCTTGAAGATGCCAGGAAAAGAGGTCTGCCGTTTGCCCAGTGGGACGGCCCTACTGTCGTCTCCTGGCTTGAG CTGTGGGTGGGTATGCCGGCCTGGTATGTGGCGGCCTGTCGTGCCAACGTGAAGAGCGGAGCCATCATGTCAGCTCTGTCCGACACAGAGATTCAGAGGGAGATTGGCATCAGCAACCCTCTGCACCGACTCAAACTCCGCCTGGCCATTCAGGAGATGGTCTCCCTCACCAGCCCCTCTGCACCGCTCACCTCCAGAACg TCCTCCGGAAATGTGTGGGTGACTCATGAAGAGATGGAGAACCTGGCTTCCTCCACTAAAGCG GACAATGAGGAGGGCAGCTGGGCACAG ACTCTGGCATATGGAGACATGAACCATGAGTGGATCGGGAACGAGTGGCTGCCCAGCCTCGGTCTGCCTCAGTACCGCTCCTACTTCATGGAGTGTCTGGTGGACGCACGCATGCTGGACCACCTGACCAAGAAGGACCTGAGGAGCCACCTCAAGATGGTGGACAGCTTTCATAG GGCTAGTCTGCAGTATGGGATTATGTGCTTGAAGAGACTCAATTATGACAGGAAAGACCTGGAGCGCCGGAGAGAGGACAGCCAACACGACATGAAAG ATGTGTTGGTGTGGACCAATGAGCAGGTGATCCACTGGGTCCAGTCCATTGGTCTGAGGGAGTACAGTGGCAGCCTGTTGGAGAGCGGCATTCACGGGTCGCTCATCTCTCTGGACGAGACCTTCGACTACAGCAGCCTAGCGCTCATCCTGCAGATCCCTATGCAGAACACACAG GCACGGCAGGTTTTGGACAGAGAGTTCAACAACGTATTAGCTTTGGGAACTGACCGTCATCTAGAGGAG AGTGGGGACGACAAGTCTTTTCGACGCTCTCCGTCATGGCGCAAGAGGTTTCGGGCACGTGAGGGAGGGGCGGGGCTGGGGATGATGGCAGGGTCCATGGAAACACTGCCTGCTGGCTTCCGTATGCCCTCCATGTCCATGCCGCCCTCTGTGAATTTGATGTccaggaaacagctgcagcctgAAG tgcaTTCTCATTACCTATATGGACACATGCTTGCGGCCTTTTGA
- the ppfia4 gene encoding liprin-alpha-4 isoform X7 translates to MMCEVMPTISEGDSAGPPRATGGVPNGSDQEANFEQLMVNMLDERDKLLESLRETQETLIQSQTKLQGALHERDVLQRQINASLPQEFATLTKELNICQEQLLEKEEEISELKAERNNTRLLLEHLECLVSRHERSLRMTVVKRQAPPPSGVSSEVEVLKALKSLFEHHKALDEKVRERLRVALERVATLEGQLVVTTQERLPNGSIDAHDDSSRLSELQELLDRTNKELSQSREHSATLNARMAELEAELANARRELSRSEELSIKQQREQREREDMEERITTLEKRYLAAQRETTHIHDLNDKLENELATKDSLHRQSEEKVRQLQEMLEMAEQRLAQTMRKAETLPEVEAELAQRVAALSKAEERHGNVEERLRQLESQLEEKNQELGRARQREKMNEEHNKRLSDTVDRLLTESNERLQLHLKERMAALEDKNSLIQDLENCQKQLEEFHHTRERLIGEIEKLRNEIDHLKRRSGVFGDGTHPRSHLGSASDLRYSVVEGQDGHYSTTVIRRSQKGRMSAMRDDPNKVCAVFEQDYPSLRGSVSHLLGSDIEAESDLDDDVSSTLLSPSGQSDAQTLALMLQEQLDAINEEIRMIQVERESADLRSDEIESRVNSGSMDGLNVTLRPRALPTSATAQSLASSSSPPNSGHSTPKHHGRNPSHHLGIMTLPSDLRKHRRKVASPVEVDKATIKCETSPPSSPRSLRLETNFAQFTGSLEDGRGKQKKGIKSSIGRLFGKKEKGRLDQTMGRDGQPLPALTDFEMGIGDTMTLGKLGTQAERDRRMKKKHELLEDARKRGLPFAQWDGPTVVSWLELWVGMPAWYVAACRANVKSGAIMSALSDTEIQREIGISNPLHRLKLRLAIQEMVSLTSPSAPLTSRTSSGNVWVTHEEMENLASSTKADNEEGSWAQTLAYGDMNHEWIGNEWLPSLGLPQYRSYFMECLVDARMLDHLTKKDLRSHLKMVDSFHRASLQYGIMCLKRLNYDRKDLERRREDSQHDMKDVLVWTNEQVIHWVQSIGLREYSGSLLESGIHGSLISLDETFDYSSLALILQIPMQNTQARQVLDREFNNVLALGTDRHLEESGDDKSFRRSPSWRKRFRAREGGAGLGMMAGSMETLPAGFRMPSMSMPPSVNLMSRKQLQPEAPPPAPPRLDPSAVRTYSC, encoded by the exons gagTTTGCCACCCTGACCAAGGAGCTGAACATATGccaggagcagctgctggagaaagaggaggaaatatCAGAGCTGAAAGCTGaaaggaacaacacaagg ctGCTGTTGGAGCACCTGGAGTGTCTGGTGTCTCGTCACGAGCGCAGTCTGAGGATGACAGTGGTGAAGAGACAAGCACCCCCACCATCTGGAGTTTCCAGCGAAGTGGAGGTCCTGAAAGCTCTGAAGTCGCTGTTTGAACACCACAAGGCCCTGGATGAGAAG gtGCGTGAGAGGCTTCGGGTGGCTCTGGAGAGGGTGGCCACCCTGGAGGGACAGCTAGTGGTGACCACACAAGAG AGACTTCCCAACGGCTCCATAGACGCTCACGATGACAGCAGCCGTTTGTCTGAGCTTCAGGAGCTGCTGGATCGCACCAACAAGGAGCTGTCCCAGAGCCGCGAGCACTCTGCCACTCTGAACGCCCGCATGGCCGAGCTGGAGGCAGAGCTCGCGAACGCACGCCGAGAACTGAGCCGCAGCGaggagctgtcaatcaaacaacagagggagcagagagag agagaggacatggaGGAGAGAATCACAACATTAGAGAAACGCTACCTGGCCGCCCAGCGGGAAACCACACACATTCACGACCTCAACGACAAACTGGAGAATGAACTGGCCACCAAGGACTCTCTGCACCGACAG agtgaagAGAAGGTGCGCCAGCTGCAGGAGATGCTGGAGATGGCAGAGCAGAGGCTGGCTCAGACCATGAGGAAGGCTGAGACTCTGCCAGAGGTGGAAGCCGAATTGGCACAGAGAGTGGCAGCGCTCTCCAag GCCGAGGAACGTCATGGCAACGTGGAGGAGCGGCTCAGACAGCTGGAATCTCAACTGGAGGAGAAGAACCAAGAGCTtggaagg GCTCgtcagagggagaaaatgaatgaggaGCACAACAAGCGTTTATCTGACACAGTGGATCGTCTGCTCACTGAGTCCAATGAAAGACTGCAGCTCCATCTGAAAGAACGCATGGCTGCCCTGGAGGACAAG AACTCTCTCATTCAGGACCTGGAGAACTGCCAGAAACAGCTTGAAGAATTTCACCACACCAGG GAACGGCTGATCGGAGAGATTGAGAAGTTGAGAAACGAGATCGACCATTTGAAACGTCGCAGTGGGGTTTTTGGAGATGGAACTCACCCCCG GTCTCATCTGGGTAGCGCCAGTGACCTTCGCTACTCTGTGGTGGAGGGCCAGGACGGCCACTACAGCACGACTGTGATCAGGCGCTCACAGAAGGGCAGAATGTCAGCGATGCGAGACGACCCAAACAAG GTGTGCGCTGTGTTTGAACAGGACTACCCGTCACTGCGCGGCAGCGTCAGCCACCTCCTCGGCAGTGACATCGAGGCAGAGTCGGACCTGGACGACGATGTTAGCTCTACCCTGCTTTCCCCCAGCGGCCAATCAGACGCTCAGACTCTCGCTCTCAtgctgcaggagcagcttgATGCTATCAATGAAGAGATAAG GATGATCCAGGTGGAGAGAGAGTCCGCAGACCTGCGCTCTGATGAGATCGAGTCCCGCGTGAACAGCGGCAGCATGGACGGACTAAACGTGACGCTTCGACCGCGGGCCCTGCCCACCTCTGCCACCGCCCAGTCCCTGGCATCCTCCTCGTCACCGCCCAACAGTGGCCACTCAACGCCGAAACACCACGGACGCAACCCCAGCCACCATCTAGGCATCATGACTCTG CCAAGCGACTTGAGGAAACATCGCAGAAAAGTGGCA TCTCCAGTTGAAGTGGACAAAGCTACCATCAAGTGTGAGACGTCGCCTCCCTCTTCGCCCCGGAGTTTGCGGCTGGAAACCAATTTTGCCCAATTTACAGGCAGTCTGGAGGATGGTCGAGG CAAGCAGAAGAAAGGCATCAAGTCGTCGATCGGCCGATTGTTTGGGAAGAAGGAGAAGGGTCGACTGGACCAGACCATGGGCAGGGACGGACAGCCCCTACCAGCCTTAACAG ACTTTGAGATGGGCATCGGCGACACTATGACTCTGGGAAAACTTGGCACTCAGGCTGAGAGGGACCGCAGGATGAAGAAAAA GCACGAGCTTCTTGAAGATGCCAGGAAAAGAGGTCTGCCGTTTGCCCAGTGGGACGGCCCTACTGTCGTCTCCTGGCTTGAG CTGTGGGTGGGTATGCCGGCCTGGTATGTGGCGGCCTGTCGTGCCAACGTGAAGAGCGGAGCCATCATGTCAGCTCTGTCCGACACAGAGATTCAGAGGGAGATTGGCATCAGCAACCCTCTGCACCGACTCAAACTCCGCCTGGCCATTCAGGAGATGGTCTCCCTCACCAGCCCCTCTGCACCGCTCACCTCCAGAACg TCCTCCGGAAATGTGTGGGTGACTCATGAAGAGATGGAGAACCTGGCTTCCTCCACTAAAGCG GACAATGAGGAGGGCAGCTGGGCACAG ACTCTGGCATATGGAGACATGAACCATGAGTGGATCGGGAACGAGTGGCTGCCCAGCCTCGGTCTGCCTCAGTACCGCTCCTACTTCATGGAGTGTCTGGTGGACGCACGCATGCTGGACCACCTGACCAAGAAGGACCTGAGGAGCCACCTCAAGATGGTGGACAGCTTTCATAG GGCTAGTCTGCAGTATGGGATTATGTGCTTGAAGAGACTCAATTATGACAGGAAAGACCTGGAGCGCCGGAGAGAGGACAGCCAACACGACATGAAAG ATGTGTTGGTGTGGACCAATGAGCAGGTGATCCACTGGGTCCAGTCCATTGGTCTGAGGGAGTACAGTGGCAGCCTGTTGGAGAGCGGCATTCACGGGTCGCTCATCTCTCTGGACGAGACCTTCGACTACAGCAGCCTAGCGCTCATCCTGCAGATCCCTATGCAGAACACACAG GCACGGCAGGTTTTGGACAGAGAGTTCAACAACGTATTAGCTTTGGGAACTGACCGTCATCTAGAGGAG AGTGGGGACGACAAGTCTTTTCGACGCTCTCCGTCATGGCGCAAGAGGTTTCGGGCACGTGAGGGAGGGGCGGGGCTGGGGATGATGGCAGGGTCCATGGAAACACTGCCTGCTGGCTTCCGTATGCCCTCCATGTCCATGCCGCCCTCTGTGAATTTGATGTccaggaaacagctgcagcctgAAG CTCCTCCCCCGGCGCCCCCGAGACTCGACCCTTCGGCCGTGCGGACCTACTCATGCTAA
- the ppfia4 gene encoding liprin-alpha-4 isoform X2, with protein MMCEVMPTISEGDSAGPPRATGGVPNGSDQEANFEQLMVNMLDERDKLLESLRETQETLIQSQTKLQGALHERDVLQRQINASLPQEFATLTKELNICQEQLLEKEEEISELKAERNNTRLLLEHLECLVSRHERSLRMTVVKRQAPPPSGVSSEVEVLKALKSLFEHHKALDEKVRERLRVALERVATLEGQLVVTTQELNMVRQRKDGDSLERTDGSKPTWKRLPNGSIDAHDDSSRLSELQELLDRTNKELSQSREHSATLNARMAELEAELANARRELSRSEELSIKQQREQREREDMEERITTLEKRYLAAQRETTHIHDLNDKLENELATKDSLHRQSEEKVRQLQEMLEMAEQRLAQTMRKAETLPEVEAELAQRVAALSKAEERHGNVEERLRQLESQLEEKNQELGRARQREKMNEEHNKRLSDTVDRLLTESNERLQLHLKERMAALEDKNSLIQDLENCQKQLEEFHHTRERLIGEIEKLRNEIDHLKRRSGVFGDGTHPRSHLGSASDLRYSVVEGQDGHYSTTVIRRSQKGRMSAMRDDPNKVCAVFEQDYPSLRGSVSHLLGSDIEAESDLDDDVSSTLLSPSGQSDAQTLALMLQEQLDAINEEIRMIQVERESADLRSDEIESRVNSGSMDGLNVTLRPRALPTSATAQSLASSSSPPNSGHSTPKHHGRNPSHHLGIMTLPSDLRKHRRKVASPVEVDKATIKCETSPPSSPRSLRLETNFAQFTGSLEDGRGKQKKGIKSSIGRLFGKKEKGRLDQTMGRDGQPLPALTDFEMGIGDTMTLGKLGTQAERDRRMKKKHELLEDARKRGLPFAQWDGPTVVSWLELWVGMPAWYVAACRANVKSGAIMSALSDTEIQREIGISNPLHRLKLRLAIQEMVSLTSPSAPLTSRTSSGNVWVTHEEMENLASSTKADNEEGSWAQTLAYGDMNHEWIGNEWLPSLGLPQYRSYFMECLVDARMLDHLTKKDLRSHLKMVDSFHRASLQYGIMCLKRLNYDRKDLERRREDSQHDMKDVLVWTNEQVIHWVQSIGLREYSGSLLESGIHGSLISLDETFDYSSLALILQIPMQNTQARQVLDREFNNVLALGTDRHLEESGDDKSFRRSPSWRKRFRAREGGAGLGMMAGSMETLPAGFRMPSMSMPPSVNLMSRKQLQPEAPPPAPPRLDPSAVRTYSC; from the exons gagTTTGCCACCCTGACCAAGGAGCTGAACATATGccaggagcagctgctggagaaagaggaggaaatatCAGAGCTGAAAGCTGaaaggaacaacacaagg ctGCTGTTGGAGCACCTGGAGTGTCTGGTGTCTCGTCACGAGCGCAGTCTGAGGATGACAGTGGTGAAGAGACAAGCACCCCCACCATCTGGAGTTTCCAGCGAAGTGGAGGTCCTGAAAGCTCTGAAGTCGCTGTTTGAACACCACAAGGCCCTGGATGAGAAG gtGCGTGAGAGGCTTCGGGTGGCTCTGGAGAGGGTGGCCACCCTGGAGGGACAGCTAGTGGTGACCACACAAGAG TTGAACATGGTGAGACAAAGGAAGGATGGTGACTCACTGGAGCGAACAGATGGATCCAAACCTACATGGAAG AGACTTCCCAACGGCTCCATAGACGCTCACGATGACAGCAGCCGTTTGTCTGAGCTTCAGGAGCTGCTGGATCGCACCAACAAGGAGCTGTCCCAGAGCCGCGAGCACTCTGCCACTCTGAACGCCCGCATGGCCGAGCTGGAGGCAGAGCTCGCGAACGCACGCCGAGAACTGAGCCGCAGCGaggagctgtcaatcaaacaacagagggagcagagagag agagaggacatggaGGAGAGAATCACAACATTAGAGAAACGCTACCTGGCCGCCCAGCGGGAAACCACACACATTCACGACCTCAACGACAAACTGGAGAATGAACTGGCCACCAAGGACTCTCTGCACCGACAG agtgaagAGAAGGTGCGCCAGCTGCAGGAGATGCTGGAGATGGCAGAGCAGAGGCTGGCTCAGACCATGAGGAAGGCTGAGACTCTGCCAGAGGTGGAAGCCGAATTGGCACAGAGAGTGGCAGCGCTCTCCAag GCCGAGGAACGTCATGGCAACGTGGAGGAGCGGCTCAGACAGCTGGAATCTCAACTGGAGGAGAAGAACCAAGAGCTtggaagg GCTCgtcagagggagaaaatgaatgaggaGCACAACAAGCGTTTATCTGACACAGTGGATCGTCTGCTCACTGAGTCCAATGAAAGACTGCAGCTCCATCTGAAAGAACGCATGGCTGCCCTGGAGGACAAG AACTCTCTCATTCAGGACCTGGAGAACTGCCAGAAACAGCTTGAAGAATTTCACCACACCAGG GAACGGCTGATCGGAGAGATTGAGAAGTTGAGAAACGAGATCGACCATTTGAAACGTCGCAGTGGGGTTTTTGGAGATGGAACTCACCCCCG GTCTCATCTGGGTAGCGCCAGTGACCTTCGCTACTCTGTGGTGGAGGGCCAGGACGGCCACTACAGCACGACTGTGATCAGGCGCTCACAGAAGGGCAGAATGTCAGCGATGCGAGACGACCCAAACAAG GTGTGCGCTGTGTTTGAACAGGACTACCCGTCACTGCGCGGCAGCGTCAGCCACCTCCTCGGCAGTGACATCGAGGCAGAGTCGGACCTGGACGACGATGTTAGCTCTACCCTGCTTTCCCCCAGCGGCCAATCAGACGCTCAGACTCTCGCTCTCAtgctgcaggagcagcttgATGCTATCAATGAAGAGATAAG GATGATCCAGGTGGAGAGAGAGTCCGCAGACCTGCGCTCTGATGAGATCGAGTCCCGCGTGAACAGCGGCAGCATGGACGGACTAAACGTGACGCTTCGACCGCGGGCCCTGCCCACCTCTGCCACCGCCCAGTCCCTGGCATCCTCCTCGTCACCGCCCAACAGTGGCCACTCAACGCCGAAACACCACGGACGCAACCCCAGCCACCATCTAGGCATCATGACTCTG CCAAGCGACTTGAGGAAACATCGCAGAAAAGTGGCA TCTCCAGTTGAAGTGGACAAAGCTACCATCAAGTGTGAGACGTCGCCTCCCTCTTCGCCCCGGAGTTTGCGGCTGGAAACCAATTTTGCCCAATTTACAGGCAGTCTGGAGGATGGTCGAGG CAAGCAGAAGAAAGGCATCAAGTCGTCGATCGGCCGATTGTTTGGGAAGAAGGAGAAGGGTCGACTGGACCAGACCATGGGCAGGGACGGACAGCCCCTACCAGCCTTAACAG ACTTTGAGATGGGCATCGGCGACACTATGACTCTGGGAAAACTTGGCACTCAGGCTGAGAGGGACCGCAGGATGAAGAAAAA GCACGAGCTTCTTGAAGATGCCAGGAAAAGAGGTCTGCCGTTTGCCCAGTGGGACGGCCCTACTGTCGTCTCCTGGCTTGAG CTGTGGGTGGGTATGCCGGCCTGGTATGTGGCGGCCTGTCGTGCCAACGTGAAGAGCGGAGCCATCATGTCAGCTCTGTCCGACACAGAGATTCAGAGGGAGATTGGCATCAGCAACCCTCTGCACCGACTCAAACTCCGCCTGGCCATTCAGGAGATGGTCTCCCTCACCAGCCCCTCTGCACCGCTCACCTCCAGAACg TCCTCCGGAAATGTGTGGGTGACTCATGAAGAGATGGAGAACCTGGCTTCCTCCACTAAAGCG GACAATGAGGAGGGCAGCTGGGCACAG ACTCTGGCATATGGAGACATGAACCATGAGTGGATCGGGAACGAGTGGCTGCCCAGCCTCGGTCTGCCTCAGTACCGCTCCTACTTCATGGAGTGTCTGGTGGACGCACGCATGCTGGACCACCTGACCAAGAAGGACCTGAGGAGCCACCTCAAGATGGTGGACAGCTTTCATAG GGCTAGTCTGCAGTATGGGATTATGTGCTTGAAGAGACTCAATTATGACAGGAAAGACCTGGAGCGCCGGAGAGAGGACAGCCAACACGACATGAAAG ATGTGTTGGTGTGGACCAATGAGCAGGTGATCCACTGGGTCCAGTCCATTGGTCTGAGGGAGTACAGTGGCAGCCTGTTGGAGAGCGGCATTCACGGGTCGCTCATCTCTCTGGACGAGACCTTCGACTACAGCAGCCTAGCGCTCATCCTGCAGATCCCTATGCAGAACACACAG GCACGGCAGGTTTTGGACAGAGAGTTCAACAACGTATTAGCTTTGGGAACTGACCGTCATCTAGAGGAG AGTGGGGACGACAAGTCTTTTCGACGCTCTCCGTCATGGCGCAAGAGGTTTCGGGCACGTGAGGGAGGGGCGGGGCTGGGGATGATGGCAGGGTCCATGGAAACACTGCCTGCTGGCTTCCGTATGCCCTCCATGTCCATGCCGCCCTCTGTGAATTTGATGTccaggaaacagctgcagcctgAAG CTCCTCCCCCGGCGCCCCCGAGACTCGACCCTTCGGCCGTGCGGACCTACTCATGCTAA